Proteins encoded together in one Mycobacterium noviomagense window:
- a CDS encoding FAD-dependent oxidoreductase, with protein sequence MTSLWLSQRREHVLSAEHLDEQMRSAEVAVVGAGITGLITAVLLARAGMDVLVLEARSPGAVTTGNTTGKISLLQGTSLTKIVARHGADIARDYVRGSREGQGWLLRYCEDNDVAVQREADYTYAQSAKEVPSARAELTACRLAGLDAEWDDDAGVPFPFHGGVRLDDQAQFDPMPLLDKLVDELTSRGGRLVENARVRGLSHNRDRLRLKVQTNQGEVDVDAGQCVLATGIPILDRGGFFARLKPSRSYAFAFEVPGEITRPMFISAGSPTRSVRYAPVGDGERLIVAGAGHTVGRKSPTAELDELSSWAQTHFPGAVPTHQWSAQDYTPVDHLPYVGPILPGNEKIFVATGFNKWGLTGGTAAALVLSARILGGRMDWARAFSAWSPHELTGITTAVQANLEVGFHMAKGWLTPAVRRGAPSEGGAVSGPPWHLQARCKIDGVEHRLSPVCPHLGGIVAWNDASKSWECPLHGSRFAPDGTLLEGPATRGLTASS encoded by the coding sequence ATGACGTCGCTGTGGTTGTCCCAAAGGCGCGAACACGTGCTATCGGCAGAGCACCTCGATGAGCAGATGCGCTCCGCTGAGGTGGCGGTGGTCGGTGCCGGCATCACCGGCCTGATCACCGCCGTGCTGCTCGCCAGGGCGGGCATGGACGTGCTCGTATTGGAAGCTCGCAGTCCCGGCGCGGTGACCACTGGCAATACCACCGGGAAGATCAGCCTGCTTCAGGGCACCTCGTTGACCAAGATCGTGGCCCGCCACGGGGCGGACATCGCCCGCGACTACGTGCGAGGCAGTCGGGAGGGCCAAGGGTGGCTACTGCGCTATTGCGAGGACAACGACGTTGCGGTGCAGCGCGAGGCTGACTACACCTACGCCCAGTCCGCCAAAGAAGTGCCGTCGGCGCGCGCGGAGCTGACGGCGTGCCGGCTTGCTGGGCTGGACGCCGAGTGGGACGACGATGCTGGTGTCCCTTTCCCGTTCCACGGCGGTGTGCGACTGGACGATCAGGCACAGTTCGATCCAATGCCGTTGCTGGACAAGCTCGTTGACGAGCTCACCAGTCGTGGTGGCAGGCTGGTGGAAAATGCCCGCGTCCGCGGGTTGTCGCATAACCGCGACCGACTGCGGCTCAAAGTCCAGACGAACCAGGGGGAGGTGGACGTGGACGCTGGGCAGTGTGTGCTGGCCACCGGCATTCCGATCCTGGATCGGGGCGGATTCTTCGCAAGGCTCAAACCCAGCAGGTCCTACGCCTTTGCGTTCGAGGTGCCCGGTGAGATCACCCGGCCGATGTTTATCTCTGCCGGTTCGCCGACCAGGTCCGTGCGGTATGCCCCGGTCGGCGACGGCGAGCGACTCATTGTCGCGGGCGCTGGACACACCGTGGGACGTAAGAGTCCCACTGCCGAGTTGGACGAGTTGTCGTCGTGGGCGCAGACCCATTTTCCGGGTGCTGTTCCCACCCATCAGTGGTCGGCGCAGGACTACACGCCCGTCGACCACTTGCCGTATGTCGGCCCGATTTTGCCCGGCAATGAAAAGATCTTTGTCGCAACGGGATTCAATAAATGGGGCCTCACCGGAGGCACCGCTGCGGCGCTTGTTCTCAGTGCACGGATCCTGGGCGGTCGGATGGACTGGGCGCGCGCGTTCTCGGCGTGGAGCCCGCACGAGCTCACCGGCATCACCACGGCCGTACAAGCCAATCTGGAGGTCGGCTTCCACATGGCGAAAGGCTGGCTGACGCCGGCCGTCCGACGCGGCGCGCCAAGCGAGGGTGGTGCGGTGAGCGGTCCGCCGTGGCATCTGCAAGCGCGCTGCAAGATCGATGGTGTGGAACACAGGCTTTCACCGGTATGCCCACATTTGGGCGGCATCGTGGCATGGAACGACGCCAGCAAATCGTGGGAATGCCCTTTGCACGGATCAAGATTCGCGCCTGACGGTACGTTGCTGGAGGGCCCGGCCACCCGTGGGCTGACAGCCTCGTCGTAA
- a CDS encoding glycosyltransferase, with protein MPTATARSVLLWHVHGSWTEAFVRGRHRYIVPVNAAKDADGRGLSGRCWPRAREVEIDRLADEPIDVAVIQRPHELELMAAWSGRRPGVDVPTVYVEHNAPRPSPAESRHPVADRRDITLVHVTDFNRLMWDNGVAPTAVITHGIVDPGDLYTGELSAAATMINEPARRCRIVGADLLAPLSADVPIEVWGIGTPELNDPGWGPRVRGRGDVLPPALYQEVARRRVYVHTARWTSLGLSLLEAMHLGMPVVAVGSTMAPLAVPSEAGVVSADVDTLADALRRYVEDPEAARAAGKSARQFALHHFGLDRFLRDWDQLIEDACA; from the coding sequence ATGCCGACAGCGACGGCGAGAAGCGTTTTGCTCTGGCATGTCCACGGCTCGTGGACCGAGGCGTTCGTGCGGGGTCGGCACCGGTATATCGTTCCGGTCAACGCTGCCAAGGATGCCGACGGTCGGGGACTTAGCGGTCGATGCTGGCCGCGGGCGCGCGAAGTAGAAATCGATCGGCTGGCCGATGAGCCCATCGATGTCGCGGTGATACAACGCCCGCACGAGCTGGAGCTGATGGCGGCATGGTCGGGCCGGCGCCCGGGTGTCGATGTCCCAACGGTTTACGTCGAACACAATGCGCCGCGGCCGTCGCCGGCCGAAAGCCGGCACCCGGTCGCCGACCGCAGGGATATCACGCTCGTGCACGTCACCGACTTCAACCGGCTGATGTGGGACAACGGAGTTGCGCCGACCGCGGTCATCACCCACGGCATCGTCGATCCCGGCGACCTGTACACCGGCGAGCTGTCGGCCGCGGCGACCATGATCAACGAGCCGGCCCGACGCTGCCGGATCGTGGGCGCCGATTTGCTGGCGCCGTTGTCGGCCGACGTTCCGATCGAGGTTTGGGGAATCGGCACGCCAGAGCTGAACGACCCGGGCTGGGGTCCACGTGTTCGCGGTCGGGGCGATGTGTTGCCGCCGGCACTGTACCAGGAGGTGGCACGTCGGCGGGTGTATGTGCACACCGCGCGGTGGACGTCGCTGGGGCTCTCGCTGCTGGAGGCGATGCATCTCGGGATGCCTGTTGTTGCTGTGGGATCGACCATGGCTCCGCTAGCCGTGCCGAGTGAGGCTGGTGTGGTCAGCGCCGACGTCGACACGCTCGCCGACGCGCTGCGGCGCTACGTCGAGGATCCCGAGGCGGCGCGCGCAGCCGGAAAGTCGGCGCGCCAGTTCGCATTACACCACTTTGGCCTCGACCGGTTTCTGCGCGACTGGGACCAGCTCATCGAGGACGCGTGCGCATGA
- a CDS encoding glycosyltransferase, with protein MRIAMVSEHASPLAALGGVDAGGQNVHVAELSAAMARRGHEVLVYTRRDNPDLPERVQTDDGYTVVHVPAGPPQMLPKDELLEHMPAFGRFLADQWRDERPDVAHAHFWMSGIATLRAARRRRVPTVQTFHALGVVKRRHQGVQDTSPPARLRLEQSVARRVDWVTATCTDEVFELVRLGRPRSRISVVPCGVDLARFCLDGVRGAHPGPRRVVSVGRLVPRKGFDILIRAFAQVPDAELRIVGGPDVSGLAADPEAQRLAALAAELGVSERVRLCGSVSRSEMPAVLRWADVVACTPWYEPFGIVPVEAMACGVPVLAAAVGGMLDTVVDGRTGVLVPPKDPQACARALNSMLGDQARLADWGAAGRQRAESRYSWDRIAADTLKVYQRVLPAQRPATVTAHG; from the coding sequence ATGAGGATCGCCATGGTGTCCGAACATGCGAGCCCGCTAGCGGCGCTGGGCGGCGTCGACGCGGGTGGCCAGAACGTGCATGTCGCCGAACTGTCGGCCGCGATGGCCCGGCGCGGGCACGAGGTGCTCGTCTATACCCGCCGCGACAACCCCGACCTGCCGGAGCGGGTCCAGACCGACGACGGCTACACCGTGGTTCACGTGCCGGCCGGACCACCTCAGATGCTGCCCAAGGACGAATTGCTCGAACACATGCCGGCTTTCGGGCGTTTCTTAGCGGACCAGTGGCGCGACGAGCGGCCCGACGTCGCCCACGCGCATTTCTGGATGTCCGGTATCGCCACCTTGCGGGCGGCCCGCCGGCGTCGGGTGCCGACGGTTCAGACCTTCCACGCGCTCGGTGTGGTCAAACGGCGCCATCAAGGTGTGCAGGACACGAGCCCGCCGGCCCGGCTGCGGCTGGAGCAATCGGTGGCGCGGCGGGTGGATTGGGTGACGGCCACCTGCACCGACGAAGTCTTCGAGCTGGTGCGGCTGGGACGGCCGCGCTCACGGATTTCGGTGGTTCCCTGCGGTGTCGACCTGGCCCGGTTCTGCCTGGATGGTGTCCGCGGCGCCCACCCCGGGCCGCGGCGCGTCGTGTCGGTGGGCCGGCTGGTACCCCGGAAGGGCTTCGACATCTTGATCCGGGCTTTTGCCCAGGTCCCGGATGCCGAGCTGCGCATCGTCGGCGGCCCCGATGTCAGCGGACTGGCCGCTGATCCTGAAGCGCAGCGGTTAGCCGCGCTGGCCGCCGAGTTGGGTGTCTCCGAGCGGGTCCGGTTATGCGGATCGGTGTCGCGCAGCGAGATGCCGGCTGTGCTGCGGTGGGCTGATGTGGTGGCCTGCACGCCGTGGTACGAGCCGTTCGGCATCGTTCCGGTGGAGGCGATGGCGTGCGGCGTGCCGGTGCTGGCCGCCGCGGTGGGCGGCATGCTCGACACCGTGGTCGACGGGCGGACCGGCGTGCTGGTTCCCCCGAAAGACCCGCAGGCCTGCGCGCGCGCGCTCAACTCGATGCTGGGCGACCAGGCGCGGCTTGCAGATTGGGGTGCTGCCGGACGGCAGCGAGCAGAGTCGCGCTACTCGTGGGACCGGATCGCCGCGGACACGTTGAAGGTGTACCAGCGGGTGTTGCCGGCGCAGCGGCCGGCGACGGTAACCGCTCACGGTTAG